CCACCAAACTGGTGGCCGGGGCCCAGGCTGCTGGCTCCAGAGACGCCGCGCTCACACCGAAAAGTCCGGCCGCGACAAACAGCAGGAGAATGGCCACCTTGATCGCGACGATGTAGGTTTCGGTGCGCCCGATGATTCCCGCGTTCAGGGTATTGATCACCGCGGGCACCAGAATGCCGGCGGTGATCAGGATGTGCCGGGTTTCCTCGTACCGGTCAGGCGCAACAAATGTCGCCCCGTAGCTGCCGAAGGCATAGGCATAGAGCGCCAGCATGACGATGTAACTGAGCCAGAGCAGAATATTGAGCGTGCCGGTAAACAGATCGACGCCGAATGCGCGATCCAGAAAAATGATCGTTCCACCCTGACTTCTGAAACGCACCGAGAGCTTGGCGTAGGAATAGGAAGTCAGCAGCGCGACACCACCGGCAATGGCGAAGGCAATTGGAGTGCCTCCATGCGCCAGCTGCACAGCAAGTCCAAGGACGGCAAAGATTCCGCCACCGACCATGCCGCCGACGCCGATTGACACGGCGCCCCAATATCCGATTTTATTTTGACCGGAATGGTCCATCTCAGCAGGCTCAACGAGCACCGCCAACGACGCCCTAGTCCGTCACGATCGCATCGGCCTCGATTTCGACAACAAATGCCGCATCGATGAGCGCCTTGATCTCGACGAGCGTGGTGGCCGGGCGCGTGATGCGAAAGTGTTCACTGTGGGCGCGGGCGACCTCTTCCCATTTCGAGGCGTCAATCATGTAAATGCGGGTACGCACAACGTCGTCCATACAGGCGCCGGCTTCGCGTAGCGCTCGCTCGATCTTGGCGAGCGCCAGGCGCGCCTGCTCGTATTCGCCCTTTCCGGGCTTGCCGTCGGCGTCGGCGCCGGTCGTTCCCGACACGGAGATGAAGGGGCCCACGCGCACCGCGCGCGAGTAACCGAGCTTGGGTTCCCACACGCTGCCGGTGGAAATTTTACGTCGTTCCATGAGTCGTCTCGTTCCTTGGGAAAAACTCAGCGGGCGCCCGAGAGCTGCTCGGCCGCCTGCAGGGT
This Chrysiogenia bacterium DNA region includes the following protein-coding sequences:
- a CDS encoding RidA family protein, producing the protein MERRKISTGSVWEPKLGYSRAVRVGPFISVSGTTGADADGKPGKGEYEQARLALAKIERALREAGACMDDVVRTRIYMIDASKWEEVARAHSEHFRITRPATTLVEIKALIDAAFVVEIEADAIVTD